In Shumkonia mesophila, the genomic stretch CCGGTGATGCCGGGCGACACCCTTCATATCCACGTCACCAAGGAACGCAATCGCCGCAACGTCTGGAAGTTTCGGGGCGAGGCCAAGGTCAACGGGACCCTGGTCGCCGAGGCGATTTTCGCGGCCATGATTCTGGACGACTGAATGACCGAGATCCATCCCACGGCGATCGTCGCCAACGGCGCCCAACTGGGCGCGAACGTCAGCATCGGGGCGTACTGCTGCGTCGGCCCCCAGGTCGTCCTGGAAGACGGCGTCCAACTGCATTCGCACGTCGTCGTCGAGGGGCGCACGCGGGTGGGCGCGAGAACCCGCATCTTTCCGTTCGCCTCCATCGGCCATATCCCGCAGGACCTGAAGTACAAGGGCGAGCCCTCGGAACTGGCGATCGGGCGCGACAACACCATCCGCGAGCACGTCACCATGAACCCCGGCACCGAGGGCGGCGGCATGGTGACGCGGGTCGGCAACCACGGGCTGTTCATGGTGGGGGCGCATGTCGCCCACGACTGCCAGATCGGCGATCACGTCATCTTCGTCAACAACGCCACCCTGGGCGGCCACGTCGAGGTCGGCGACTGGGCCATCCTGGGCGGGCTGTCGGCCGTGCATCAGTTCGTGCGCATCGGCAAGCACGCCATGATCGGCGGCATGTCGGGCATCGAGGCGGACGTCATTCCCTACGGCACGGTGATCGGCAACCGGGCGCGCCTTTCGGGGCTCAACATCGTCGGGCTGAAGCGCCGCGGCTTCTCGCGCGACGTCATCCACGCGCTGCGCAACGCCTATCGGCTGCTGTTCGCCCCGGAGGGGACGATGGCCGAGCGCCTGGACGACGTCGCCCAGACGTACAGCGACAACGAGCCGGTCATGGAAATCGTCGGGTTCATCCGGGCGGCTTCGTCGCGGGCGCTTTGCCAGCCCGCCCTGGAAGATGCCGCCTAAGCTCGGCATCCTGGCCGGCGGCGGAACGCTGCCGGCCCTTCTGGTCGACACCTGCATCCGGTCGCAGCGGCCGTTTTTCGTGATCGCCTTCGCGGGGCAGGCGGATGCCGCCCTGGTGGCGCCGCGCCCCGACGGCCGGCCCGTTCCCCACGCCTGGGTCAGGGTGGGCGCGGCCGGCCGCGCGGTGAAGCTGCTGCGCCGCGAGGGCGCCGCCGAGTTGGTCATGGCCGGGCGCATGCGGCGCCCCGCGCTGATGACGTTGCGCCCGGACCTGTGGGCCCTGCGTTTCCTTCTGCGTCATTGCGGCCTCAAGCGGGGCGACGACGCCCTGCTGCGGGCCCTCATCGAGGCGCTCGGCGAGGAAGGCTTCGCCGTCGTCGGCGTCGATTCCCTGTTGCCCGACCTGCTGGCGCCGGCGGGCGTTCTGGGCGCCGTGCAGCCGGACGCCGCCGCCCTGGCCGACGTCGGGCTGGGCATCGAGGCGGCGCTTTCCATCGGCGCCCGCGACGTCGGCCAGGCGGCGGTGGCGCGCCACGGCCGGGTGATCGGGCGCGAGGGGCGCGAGGGCACCGACGCCTTGCTGGCCGCCTGCGCCGGCGAGCGACCGGCGGCGCCCTCGGGCGTGCTGGTCAAGATGGCCAAGCCCGGACAGGAACGGCGCGTCGACCTGCCGGCCATCGGCCCCGGCACGGTGGCGGCGGCGGCGCGCGCCGGTCTCGCCGGCATCGCGGTGGAAGCCGGGGGCGCGCTGCTGGTCGAGCGCGACGGGCTGATCGCGGCGGCCGACGCCGCCGGCCTGTTCGTCCTGGGCGTCGAGGCGGCGGAGCGACGGCCATGACGACCGGCGCGGACATGCCCCCGCTCGTCTTCCTGGTCGCCGGCGAACCCTCCGGCGACGCGCTCGGCGCCCGCCTGATGGCGGCGCTCAAGGCGCGCACCGGCGGTGCCGTGCGCTTCGCCGGCGTCGGCGGCGAGGGCATGGCGGACCAGGGACTGGACAGTCTATTTCCGATGGCCGAGTTGTCGGTGATGGGGGTCGCCGAAGTGCTGCCCCGGCTGCCGCGTATCCTCCGGCGGCTGGCCGAAACCGCCCGGGCGGCGCGCCGCCTGCGGCCGGCGGCGGTGGTGACCATCGATGCCCCCGATTTCTGCTTCCGGCTGGCCAAGCGCCTGCGCGGCGCCGGCATTCCGCTGATCCACTA encodes the following:
- the lpxA gene encoding acyl-ACP--UDP-N-acetylglucosamine O-acyltransferase, which encodes MTEIHPTAIVANGAQLGANVSIGAYCCVGPQVVLEDGVQLHSHVVVEGRTRVGARTRIFPFASIGHIPQDLKYKGEPSELAIGRDNTIREHVTMNPGTEGGGMVTRVGNHGLFMVGAHVAHDCQIGDHVIFVNNATLGGHVEVGDWAILGGLSAVHQFVRIGKHAMIGGMSGIEADVIPYGTVIGNRARLSGLNIVGLKRRGFSRDVIHALRNAYRLLFAPEGTMAERLDDVAQTYSDNEPVMEIVGFIRAASSRALCQPALEDAA
- a CDS encoding LpxI family protein, whose product is MPPKLGILAGGGTLPALLVDTCIRSQRPFFVIAFAGQADAALVAPRPDGRPVPHAWVRVGAAGRAVKLLRREGAAELVMAGRMRRPALMTLRPDLWALRFLLRHCGLKRGDDALLRALIEALGEEGFAVVGVDSLLPDLLAPAGVLGAVQPDAAALADVGLGIEAALSIGARDVGQAAVARHGRVIGREGREGTDALLAACAGERPAAPSGVLVKMAKPGQERRVDLPAIGPGTVAAAARAGLAGIAVEAGGALLVERDGLIAAADAAGLFVLGVEAAERRP